From Antennarius striatus isolate MH-2024 chromosome 9, ASM4005453v1, whole genome shotgun sequence, one genomic window encodes:
- the LOC137601275 gene encoding CD27 antigen-like isoform X4 has translation MPTPSDVTKGSQQRDREMMSTFSLSLRGSQVMSRLTFPSMMQPLHYFPSILLCSLSFLSSVLSIQCNEKQYPWPPLKPEFCCNMCPPGKHLVRRLDDCQIECDDCEGKRYMDTYTKELTCKFCKNCDRPSMEYKSNCNSTHNAECRCKSGYECKEKQPCTQCVPIPTTKPTLPPSTTGTANMEYKSDCNSTHNAECRCKSGYECKEKPCKQCVPIPTTKPTLPPSTTGTDAAGSLVIIGLLSAGIAVILVTKIKPFLHWIRSKHGSLMADSCPPVAPCSEDEEVSRPVQEAGNVPKLKSDPEIGLCTLLQTNIQ, from the exons ATGCCAACACCATCAGATGT AACCAAGGGGTCACagcaaagagacagagaaatgaTG TCCACATTCAGTCTCTCACTCAGAGGGTCCCAGGTTATGTCTCGTCTCACCTTCCCATCTATG ATGCAGCCACTCCATTATTTTCCCTCTATTCTCCTATGCagtctctctttcctctcctctgtgcTTTCCATACAGTGCAATGAGAAGCAATATCCATGGCCACCGTTGAAGCCTGAATTCTGCTGTAATATGTGTCCACCAG GTAAACATTTGGTCCGTCGTCTTGATGATTGTCAAATTGAGTGTGACGATTGTGAGGGCAAGCGGTACATGGATACCTACACCAAGGAGCTGACCTGCAAATTCTGCAAAAATTGCGATCGAC CAAGCATGGAGTATAAGTCAAACTGTAACTCCACTCATAATGCTGAGTGCAGATGTAAATCTGGTTATGAATGCAAAGAGAAGCAGCCCTGCACACAGTGTGTTCCGATACCAACCACCAAACCCACCCTGCCTCCGTCCACTACAGGTACAG caaacATGGAGTATAAGTCAGACTGTAACTCCACTCATAATGCTGAGTGCAGATGTAAATCTGGTTATGAATGCAAAGAGAAGCCCTGCAAACAGTGTGTTCCGATACCAACCACCAAACCCACCCTGCCTCCATCCACTACAGGTACAG ATGCAGCGGGGTCTCTCGTGATAATTGGCCTTCTGTCTGCAGGAATTGCTGTTATTCTTGTAACCAAAATCAAACCTTTTCTACACTGGATCAGATCAAAACATG GCTCCCTGATGGCTGACTCATGCCCACCAGTGGCCCCTTGCTCCGAGGATGAAGAAGTTTCCAGGCCTGTGCAGGAGGCCGGAAATGTTCCAAAACTCAAATCAGATCCTGAAATTGGATTATGTACACTTTTACAGACCAACATTCAGTAA
- the LOC137601275 gene encoding CD27 antigen-like isoform X1 has protein sequence MWKKVEAEGGLFLCRTKGSQQRDREMMSTFSLSLRGSQVMSRLTFPSMMQPLHYFPSILLCSLSFLSSVLSIQCNEKQYPWPPLKPEFCCNMCPPGKHLVRRLDDCQIECDDCEGKRYMDTYTKELTCKFCKNCDRPSMEYKSNCNSTHNAECRCKSGYECKEKQPCTQCVPIPTTKPTLPPSTTGTANMEYKSDCNSTHNAECRCKSGYECKEKPCKQCVPIPTTKPTLPPSTTGTDAAGSLVIIGLLSAGIAVILVTKIKPFLHWIRSKHGSLMADSCPPVAPCSEDEEVSRPVQEAGNVPKLKSDPEIGLCTLLQTNIQ, from the exons aTGTGGAAAAAAGTGGAGGCTGAAGGAGGTCTGTTTTTGTGCAGAACCAAGGGGTCACagcaaagagacagagaaatgaTG TCCACATTCAGTCTCTCACTCAGAGGGTCCCAGGTTATGTCTCGTCTCACCTTCCCATCTATG ATGCAGCCACTCCATTATTTTCCCTCTATTCTCCTATGCagtctctctttcctctcctctgtgcTTTCCATACAGTGCAATGAGAAGCAATATCCATGGCCACCGTTGAAGCCTGAATTCTGCTGTAATATGTGTCCACCAG GTAAACATTTGGTCCGTCGTCTTGATGATTGTCAAATTGAGTGTGACGATTGTGAGGGCAAGCGGTACATGGATACCTACACCAAGGAGCTGACCTGCAAATTCTGCAAAAATTGCGATCGAC CAAGCATGGAGTATAAGTCAAACTGTAACTCCACTCATAATGCTGAGTGCAGATGTAAATCTGGTTATGAATGCAAAGAGAAGCAGCCCTGCACACAGTGTGTTCCGATACCAACCACCAAACCCACCCTGCCTCCGTCCACTACAGGTACAG caaacATGGAGTATAAGTCAGACTGTAACTCCACTCATAATGCTGAGTGCAGATGTAAATCTGGTTATGAATGCAAAGAGAAGCCCTGCAAACAGTGTGTTCCGATACCAACCACCAAACCCACCCTGCCTCCATCCACTACAGGTACAG ATGCAGCGGGGTCTCTCGTGATAATTGGCCTTCTGTCTGCAGGAATTGCTGTTATTCTTGTAACCAAAATCAAACCTTTTCTACACTGGATCAGATCAAAACATG GCTCCCTGATGGCTGACTCATGCCCACCAGTGGCCCCTTGCTCCGAGGATGAAGAAGTTTCCAGGCCTGTGCAGGAGGCCGGAAATGTTCCAAAACTCAAATCAGATCCTGAAATTGGATTATGTACACTTTTACAGACCAACATTCAGTAA
- the tnfrsf1a gene encoding tumor necrosis factor receptor superfamily member 1A: protein MEGGVHRGRWRKKTLVSTILLLYMFFPSVALLNPLEELTCRPWEYLTDSGICCDKCNAGLKLVEECHGVNHRSTCAPCPSGQYTDQMNYSPNCRTCKRCKRSNHEVQVSECERSKDTICRCEEGYYNYKIDSVTNECLRCKKCGPGEMETKKCTHEENTLCECRENYYRVNNMCESCKNCTTDCEHHCPSLPTLDTKAPNFGTEYIINIVCVVVVVTLVVAAVTHFVTKWSTKKKLKESPAPKTEVSPDSCEEVLIHSEEASVSVKAEPPSPMREHEQPSNLPDCVPFEIKIHDMIYTVLDMVPVMQVKQLVRCLGVKEREIEQAEVDHRPCREAHYQMLRLWAMRGSRAGGMLHWPLLQELLEQLKKMHLQWVAEELETKYGIQ from the exons ATGGAGGGGGGTGTCCACAGAGGAAGATGGCGCAAAAAAACACTTGTTAGCACAATTCTACTCCTG taCATGTTCTTCCCATCGGTGGCCTTGTTAAATCCTTTAGAGGAGTTGACATGTCGTCCCTGGGAATACCTCACTGACAGTGGAATCTGTTGCGACAAGTGCAATGCAG GTTTAAAACTTGTAGAAGAATGTCATGGGGTGAATCACAGAAGTACATGCGCACCCTGCCCATCTGGACAATATACAGACCAAATGAACTACTCCCCCAATTGCAGAACTTGTAAACGCTGCAAAA GGTCAAATCATGAGGTGCAGGTATCAGAATGTGAGAGGAGCAAGGACACTATCTGTCGCTGTGAAGAGGGTTATTACAACTATAAAATTGATTCAGTAACAAATGAGTGTCTCCGATGTAAAAAGTGTGGACCTGgagaaatggaaacaaaaaaat GTACACATGAAGAAAACACTTTGTGTGAATGTCGAGAGAACTACTACAGAGTTAACAACATGTGTGAATCTTGCAAGAA ttGCACCACTGATTGTGAACATCACTGTCCATCACTTCCCACACTGGATACAAAAG CTCCAAATTTTGGGACGGAGTACATCATCAACATCGTTTGCGTAGTTGTAGTTGTGACTTTGGTTGTGGCTGCAGTCACTCACTTTGTGACAAAATGGTCTACCAAGAAGAAGTTGAAGGAATCTCCAGCCCCAAAAACTGAGGTCTCCCCAGACTCATGTGAG GAGGTCTTAATTCACAGTGAGGAAGCTTCAGTTAGTGTTAAGGCTGAACCCCCAAGTCCTATGAGGGAACATGAGCAGCCGTCCAATCTGCCGGACTGTGTCCCCTTTGAAATCAAGA TCCATGACATGATTTACACGGTGCTGGATATGGTTCCCGTGATGCAAGTGAAGCAGCTGGTGCGTTGTCTAGGTGTGAAGGAGAGGGAGATCGAACAAGCAGAAGTGGACCACCGACCCTGTCGAGAGGCCCACTACCAAATGCTGAGGTTGTGGGCTATGAGAGGGTCCCGTGCAGGGGGAATGCTGCACTGGCCTTTGTTGCAGGAGTTGTTAGAGCAACTGAAAAAGATGCACCTGCAATGGGTAGCCGAGGAGCTGGAGACAAAGTATGGCATTCAGTAA
- the LOC137601275 gene encoding CD27 antigen-like isoform X2, translating into MWKKVEAEGGLFLCRTKGSQQRDREMMSTFSLSLRGSQVMSRLTFPSMMQPLHYFPSILLCSLSFLSSVLSIQCNEKQYPWPPLKPEFCCNMCPPGKHLVRRLDDCQIECDDCEGKRYMDTYTKELTCKFCKNCDRPSMEYKSNCNSTHNAECRCKSGYECKEKQPCTQCVPIPTTKPTLPPSTTGTANMEYKSDCNSTHNAECRCKSGYECKEKPCKQCVPIPTTKPTLPPSTTDAAGSLVIIGLLSAGIAVILVTKIKPFLHWIRSKHGSLMADSCPPVAPCSEDEEVSRPVQEAGNVPKLKSDPEIGLCTLLQTNIQ; encoded by the exons aTGTGGAAAAAAGTGGAGGCTGAAGGAGGTCTGTTTTTGTGCAGAACCAAGGGGTCACagcaaagagacagagaaatgaTG TCCACATTCAGTCTCTCACTCAGAGGGTCCCAGGTTATGTCTCGTCTCACCTTCCCATCTATG ATGCAGCCACTCCATTATTTTCCCTCTATTCTCCTATGCagtctctctttcctctcctctgtgcTTTCCATACAGTGCAATGAGAAGCAATATCCATGGCCACCGTTGAAGCCTGAATTCTGCTGTAATATGTGTCCACCAG GTAAACATTTGGTCCGTCGTCTTGATGATTGTCAAATTGAGTGTGACGATTGTGAGGGCAAGCGGTACATGGATACCTACACCAAGGAGCTGACCTGCAAATTCTGCAAAAATTGCGATCGAC CAAGCATGGAGTATAAGTCAAACTGTAACTCCACTCATAATGCTGAGTGCAGATGTAAATCTGGTTATGAATGCAAAGAGAAGCAGCCCTGCACACAGTGTGTTCCGATACCAACCACCAAACCCACCCTGCCTCCGTCCACTACAGGTACAG caaacATGGAGTATAAGTCAGACTGTAACTCCACTCATAATGCTGAGTGCAGATGTAAATCTGGTTATGAATGCAAAGAGAAGCCCTGCAAACAGTGTGTTCCGATACCAACCACCAAACCCACCCTGCCTCCATCCACTACAG ATGCAGCGGGGTCTCTCGTGATAATTGGCCTTCTGTCTGCAGGAATTGCTGTTATTCTTGTAACCAAAATCAAACCTTTTCTACACTGGATCAGATCAAAACATG GCTCCCTGATGGCTGACTCATGCCCACCAGTGGCCCCTTGCTCCGAGGATGAAGAAGTTTCCAGGCCTGTGCAGGAGGCCGGAAATGTTCCAAAACTCAAATCAGATCCTGAAATTGGATTATGTACACTTTTACAGACCAACATTCAGTAA
- the LOC137601275 gene encoding CD27 antigen-like isoform X3, with amino-acid sequence MWKKVEAEGGLFLCRTKGSQQRDREMMSTFSLSLRGSQVMSRLTFPSMMQPLHYFPSILLCSLSFLSSVLSIQCNEKQYPWPPLKPEFCCNMCPPGKHLVRRLDDCQIECDDCEGKRYMDTYTKELTCKFCKNCDRPSMEYKSNCNSTHNAECRCKSGYECKEKQPCTQCVPIPTTKPTLPPSTTANMEYKSDCNSTHNAECRCKSGYECKEKPCKQCVPIPTTKPTLPPSTTGTDAAGSLVIIGLLSAGIAVILVTKIKPFLHWIRSKHGSLMADSCPPVAPCSEDEEVSRPVQEAGNVPKLKSDPEIGLCTLLQTNIQ; translated from the exons aTGTGGAAAAAAGTGGAGGCTGAAGGAGGTCTGTTTTTGTGCAGAACCAAGGGGTCACagcaaagagacagagaaatgaTG TCCACATTCAGTCTCTCACTCAGAGGGTCCCAGGTTATGTCTCGTCTCACCTTCCCATCTATG ATGCAGCCACTCCATTATTTTCCCTCTATTCTCCTATGCagtctctctttcctctcctctgtgcTTTCCATACAGTGCAATGAGAAGCAATATCCATGGCCACCGTTGAAGCCTGAATTCTGCTGTAATATGTGTCCACCAG GTAAACATTTGGTCCGTCGTCTTGATGATTGTCAAATTGAGTGTGACGATTGTGAGGGCAAGCGGTACATGGATACCTACACCAAGGAGCTGACCTGCAAATTCTGCAAAAATTGCGATCGAC CAAGCATGGAGTATAAGTCAAACTGTAACTCCACTCATAATGCTGAGTGCAGATGTAAATCTGGTTATGAATGCAAAGAGAAGCAGCCCTGCACACAGTGTGTTCCGATACCAACCACCAAACCCACCCTGCCTCCGTCCACTACAG caaacATGGAGTATAAGTCAGACTGTAACTCCACTCATAATGCTGAGTGCAGATGTAAATCTGGTTATGAATGCAAAGAGAAGCCCTGCAAACAGTGTGTTCCGATACCAACCACCAAACCCACCCTGCCTCCATCCACTACAGGTACAG ATGCAGCGGGGTCTCTCGTGATAATTGGCCTTCTGTCTGCAGGAATTGCTGTTATTCTTGTAACCAAAATCAAACCTTTTCTACACTGGATCAGATCAAAACATG GCTCCCTGATGGCTGACTCATGCCCACCAGTGGCCCCTTGCTCCGAGGATGAAGAAGTTTCCAGGCCTGTGCAGGAGGCCGGAAATGTTCCAAAACTCAAATCAGATCCTGAAATTGGATTATGTACACTTTTACAGACCAACATTCAGTAA
- the LOC137601275 gene encoding CD27 antigen-like isoform X5, translated as MMSTFSLSLRGSQVMSRLTFPSMMQPLHYFPSILLCSLSFLSSVLSIQCNEKQYPWPPLKPEFCCNMCPPGKHLVRRLDDCQIECDDCEGKRYMDTYTKELTCKFCKNCDRPSMEYKSNCNSTHNAECRCKSGYECKEKQPCTQCVPIPTTKPTLPPSTTGTANMEYKSDCNSTHNAECRCKSGYECKEKPCKQCVPIPTTKPTLPPSTTGTDAAGSLVIIGLLSAGIAVILVTKIKPFLHWIRSKHGSLMADSCPPVAPCSEDEEVSRPVQEAGNVPKLKSDPEIGLCTLLQTNIQ; from the exons atgaTG TCCACATTCAGTCTCTCACTCAGAGGGTCCCAGGTTATGTCTCGTCTCACCTTCCCATCTATG ATGCAGCCACTCCATTATTTTCCCTCTATTCTCCTATGCagtctctctttcctctcctctgtgcTTTCCATACAGTGCAATGAGAAGCAATATCCATGGCCACCGTTGAAGCCTGAATTCTGCTGTAATATGTGTCCACCAG GTAAACATTTGGTCCGTCGTCTTGATGATTGTCAAATTGAGTGTGACGATTGTGAGGGCAAGCGGTACATGGATACCTACACCAAGGAGCTGACCTGCAAATTCTGCAAAAATTGCGATCGAC CAAGCATGGAGTATAAGTCAAACTGTAACTCCACTCATAATGCTGAGTGCAGATGTAAATCTGGTTATGAATGCAAAGAGAAGCAGCCCTGCACACAGTGTGTTCCGATACCAACCACCAAACCCACCCTGCCTCCGTCCACTACAGGTACAG caaacATGGAGTATAAGTCAGACTGTAACTCCACTCATAATGCTGAGTGCAGATGTAAATCTGGTTATGAATGCAAAGAGAAGCCCTGCAAACAGTGTGTTCCGATACCAACCACCAAACCCACCCTGCCTCCATCCACTACAGGTACAG ATGCAGCGGGGTCTCTCGTGATAATTGGCCTTCTGTCTGCAGGAATTGCTGTTATTCTTGTAACCAAAATCAAACCTTTTCTACACTGGATCAGATCAAAACATG GCTCCCTGATGGCTGACTCATGCCCACCAGTGGCCCCTTGCTCCGAGGATGAAGAAGTTTCCAGGCCTGTGCAGGAGGCCGGAAATGTTCCAAAACTCAAATCAGATCCTGAAATTGGATTATGTACACTTTTACAGACCAACATTCAGTAA